The genomic DNA TCTAGTTATTTCCAGTGAAAACAAACACACCATGTCATCATCTAATGTGAGAAAATCTCCAGGGAAACCTTGCTGTGAAGCATGGTCACTTGAAAAAGCTtcctgtgaagaaaaaaaaaaataagcatttaGTGCCACAGTAACCCAATCTGCCTATTCTAGTTAGCTGTGCTAGTTCACTCATAGCACGTAAATTACATGACAACAGACAGTGTTAAGAACATGGTCTGAAAACCTGTTGCAGGTTGTTCCCAGAGTTTATTGTCCCAAGTGATAACTCGTCTTGAACTGATTATGCAAGAGAAAACCACAGTGCCAATGCACTTGCTCAAGGCTATTCTAGTGGATGTGAATCTTCCAGCTGCACATATTTGTAGAGTGCAACTAGTGTGTAAAAGTTACCTCTTCATCCTTATCAAACAGTGACGAATCATCTGCGTCAGAAAGGCTTGCAATGCCGTCTTGAAGTGGAGAGTCCTAAAAAAAACCAACCAAAATTTATAATTTCCCATCGTAATACATAAGCATAAAATAGCATGTGTATGCTTACTAATTAACTGATAAGCCTTagtaaaataacttcatctgctggGGCGTGAGGCTCGCGTGCAGGAAATTTCTGTGACGGATCAGCGCTGTTCCTCTGCTCTTGTGCTTCAGGGGCTGCAGCAGGAGCTTCCATAGCACTGCCAGCTGACGAGCCTAACCGGCCTCCACTTGACGTTACCTGTGATAGAACAAGTGCGCCGATATAGTAAACGGTTTATCGTATAGAAACAATAGTTCTCGTAGCATTCTACTACCAGCTCAATTTACCGGCTCATTATCGGACTCGGGGAAATCTTCTTCACTTTCCGGACGTTCGGAGCCCGGACTAGCTATGTGACTATTCCGGCTCTTCAGTGATGTTGTTCGACTTGGTGGATCTGCCCTTTCAGTGTCGCTGTCTGCCTCATCACTCGAAGAAGGCATGCTAGGGCTGGCACCCTAGAAGAAAATAATGAGATTTGGACTTAAATTGCTGCGCTAaattaatgaaaaagaaaatgcactgATAAAAAATAGCAATTTAACACGGCCGAGCACATTCGATCATTCGCGGGCAGAACTATAAAGGGTGGTAAAAAGGAAGACCGTAAAACACGGCGCAACGATCGAAGTCGTTGAACAACATGCAGATTAATGTTGTGGACAACCGCTGATCTGATACCAGCAGGGCCCGGATCAAGCTAAAACCCCGATCGAAAGTGCCCATCCATGTTGAAAATGATCAGAACTTACGGTCGGCGGGCAAGCGCGTGCGGTGCTCCTTGGTAGCTGGAACTGAGACTTGGGATTTAAATAAGTCTTGTAgggtcctctctttcttttcttcggaccGCGCTCCATCGCGAGGTCTTGAAGCAACAAGACGGCTTATTTCACTCCGGGACACGAAGTACAGAAACGGCGATGTAAGCGATAGGACAATGTGCACCGGCTGCCTGCGGCCACAGCGGCTGCCATATTGCATAGACACCCTGCAGCCAGCAGTCTGCATGTGAATTGATTGAAACAGCGTAGCGTTAAACAAAcattataaaagtaaaaaaatactTTTAAAATTATTCTGATTTTTTGTTTACTTATAATGAAGAATAACATTTTCATTGACAAACTATCAGATCCGCAGCTGCGGTCGACCCTTGTTGCTTGCTGTGTGCGACCAGCGTTTGACCAGCTGTAGCGCACGTGTGTAGATGTTTTCTTcagcattgcaagatgattaccCACGTTCGAGTCCGGTACgaagatgataaaaaaattgGAACGGTGCCAATAGAAGACGTTAAAGATTTCTTCCCCCGTCACCAGCAAGACTTCAAGTCCAAATCCCTCTATTTAGTCAAATGGACGGACGACAGTGGAGACAGCGATTACTATAGGGCCCGGATTCTGGCACTGGGAGGTAAGCCTGCTTTTGTTTGATATGTTGCCGGCGAAATGCATTCTCTTTGGCCTGGCTGACTGCTAAGCACTGTTCACCGTTAGTAACTACAAAGTATTTTATCGATAATCTCCACTAGCATAGTTCATTTTGTTAATTTACCGCGTGCAATCGCAAATAAGTATGGTGTCATTATTAATTTATGCATATACCTGAAAACTCTACGGAGATGACGCTGGTATTTACCTGGCCGCAGAGAGATACCAACAGCGTCGGGTATATCAGCCTGGAGTATATAAGGCCCTTTTGCGGTAGGACGCGCCTTTGTTTGTGGCACTGCAGCTTTTATACCTAATGACAAGGTCTATACGCTACTATTTCGCTCGCGGCATATGACGTTGTGTTACAACGGTACTTAAGCATTCACACGAGGTTCGATGGTTaatttacaatgcaataaaactaATAAAAGTGCATGCTAGAGATCGTGAAATGTGCACGCGTCAGAGGATGATGTGACACTAACTCAGTAAATGTTAATGTTGCAATCCGCCCTCACGTCTTCCAGAATCGGAGGACTTCGCGGAGACAGAGGCCAGAGAGAGAACGCGTATTCCGAAGAGGGTTTATTCGCCGGCGTCTTCGGACTACGAGAATGAAGCGGAGGTAAATTATTATCTAAACCTCCTACAAAAGGTCCTGTCAACACTTGTGTAAACAGTGTGTAACAAGTTATTTTCTATTTTCGCCCAGAGCCCTatcaaagaaaaaacgaaaaacaaaacaacaagtgGTGCAGAGGCACGCCTGCTTCAGCttttaaaaagcaagaaagaaaatatgaAGAGGCAGGCGAAAAATCAAGATGGGCCACATTCTAAAAAGCACCACAAAGAAGCAATGGACAGTGGGCGCCTTCAGGGGGCTCATGAAACCATTGATAACCTTGAAGAGCAGGTAGAGAAAAAATCTACCATCATTCGCCAACTGcgaaaacaaaatgaagaaaaagacagGGAGATGGCTCAACTCAGAAGACTGAACATGGAGCTTCAGGACAAGGTTATTTCTGCACTGGAAGACATGAAAGGTATGAAGCAGAAAATGTCTTCATTGTACTGATTTTGTGCTGTGAAAGCATTAATGCCATTCTTCTGACATTTAGCAGTGTGTACAGCTTGTTACCATAAAACGTTCGGCAGTCTTTAAGTGAAGATATTTCGAGTTTAGACTGCAAATGGCTATTGTTTACAGCTGTTTGATGAAATTTAATGAAAATATTTTGTCAGCTCTTTTTCCTCTCTGGGCAATGCAAACAGCACGGCACCTCATGTATAAATGCAGGCTGCAGAATTATGAAAAGGATCATGGATGGCAGCCAGTCGAGCCCCTCCGTGTCTGAGGATCTACAAGACACCTTGACAGAGCGAGCCCTTCGCCCAGGTTCATCCAATCCGCAACCGAATGACAGTGAAACAATGGTATTCTATCTGGAATGTCAATAATGTGCAGCTGTCCAAATTACAAACAACTGTTCTTTTGAAAGCATGTTAAAATAATATAAAGCAAGATTGAGCATTATAGATTACTTGTCATAGAAGTTTGTCTCTGCACAGCTGAGCAAGACATTCCAAAAAGAGTTCAGTGATCATTATAGATATGTGTAAATTTTAAGCAGAACTTATGAACAaccaaaaaaaatgaatttcGTTGTCAGCAACACAACTTACTAAAACAACTTCACTAACGTACTTGTTGGACAGAAATATTAAGGAATACACTTGGCCTTGTCTGCTGCTGTTTTAGCCATCTCGTGCTGCGCGGATTCAGCACAACCTCACTGAGAAGGTGCAGGCACTTTGTAAACTGGTCTTGCACAAAGGCTGCACTTTCTCTCAATGAATACTGTGGTGCTGACACCACCATGTGCAGTTCATAGAAAGAATGCTAGAGTGCAGCACCACAAAACTGGCTGACAAAGTGCTGGTGAAATGAATAGACCTTTGTTGTTTATGATATGCAATACAGGTTGCACTGCACATGGATGCCTTCAGAATGCATATGTTCCGTGCAGGTGGACATTGGACGAGGGCTTATGGTCAAGAAAGGTGCATGGGAACATGTGCAGTCCCATCATAAGGATTCCTTATTTGTCAAGGACCTGCTAGTCACCATCTGGTCGAAAGACAACCTTAAGGAGCGCTCCCTGCATGGTTGGTTATAATACAAAAGCATAGTGTGTGTCAGTTGGTAACGGGGGAATTCGTTGTTGTGGATATCTGTTATGCAGGAAAACATTGTCCACGGTACCCTAACCGTCCACGCAAGGCTCCCCTAACACCGTGGAAGTTGGACGTAATGCGTGGTAAGTGTGCAGACAGTCTCTTGGAATGCATATTGAACCAATCTTATTCTTAGTACATGAAATCACAGCAAAGCTCGGTTGCAATTGAGTCTATTTTGAAGCCACTACAAACTTTACTGTCTGCTTTGACTTCAGTTATGAACACAATTTTACATAAACTATGTAGTTGTAAAAATGTGACCCAACACCTTGCCTCTTACTTACTATTAAATTCATTTGTTTTAGTCAGGAGTGCAGGCAGGTGAAAGTCTTAAGTCTCTTAAATGCACTGGTAGTTCAAAAAGAtagtcgaaaaaaagaaaagccaacaATAGAGCTAGTGTGTAGACTGCCAGCATTTTTTTCATCATAACTTATAtctctttcataaaaaatgacaaaaaaagaaatagtgtTCTCTGCTTTCTTCCTGCACTATATAAATCCACACAGTTACATGGTGCGAGTGGAGAGCTGTGAAATGTTACTTTTTTAGATTATTTTTGTGCATGTGCACGCTAAGTTCGCAGTTTCCTTTTTTCTAATAAATGCTGGAACGGAACACTTTTGCTAACTGGAGAATGCTTTCTGTATTGTTCAAGCCTGTGCTGCTAAGGCATATTCTAGGCCATTCAGCATATAACACTTCATTGCATCAAGAAATATGACTAAAAGTTCAATTTTGAACTTTTGTGTTCTTAAAGTAATATCGATGCTATTAGTTCTTTAAGCAGCTGGTTTCTTCAAGGCTATTTATTGATAATTTTTGTTGTTTCAGACTGCTACAGAGCACGTCTGGAGCATCAAGGCGTGCCTGCAGGAGTACTGCCGTTGGCAGTCAAACAGATGAACCACTTCATTGTTGAGAAGCTTTCAGATATTGAGAAGCTTGCCAAGCGGTAAGATAAGTGTGTTCTTTGTGTCAaaggactcccccccccccctttttttaagagAAACTTGGCCATATTCATCTGCTTGCAACATGCATGTACAGAAAGAGACTGAGAAAATTTGGAGGCTCGtctggcattttggcgcagcgtggcgcaaTATGGTTTTGGCAGCTCGGCGCAAAAgcggggaattgtatcaaattcgcgtaattggcacagctgttgtaCCCCTTCAACATGCATAGCTATTTTTATGTTAATGTTTTTATGTTAAATCACATCTAGACTTGGAAGAATGTAAGCCATTGTGTGGCTGACTAAATGTATAAATTCTGCAAAACATTTGCAGGGCGAAGGACAACCAGGGCGTTGCGGAAGTTTAACAGAGGAGGACCATTGGTGCATTTTCTAAATAGTGTAAATATTATGGAATGTGTGAATAAATTTTCattctttcatattttttttttctctacc from Rhipicephalus microplus isolate Deutch F79 unplaced genomic scaffold, USDA_Rmic scaffold_821, whole genome shotgun sequence includes the following:
- the LOC142795719 gene encoding uncharacterized protein LOC142795719 isoform X4, whose amino-acid sequence is MERGPKKRKRGPYKTYLNPKSQFQLPRSTARACPPTGASPSMPSSSDEADSDTERADPPSRTTSLKSRNSHIASPGSERPESEEDFPESDNEPVTSSGGRLGSSAGSAMEAPAAAPEAQEQRNSADPSQKFPAREPHAPADEVILLRLIS
- the LOC119176307 gene encoding uncharacterized protein LOC119176307, yielding MITHVRVRYEDDKKIGTVPIEDVKDFFPRHQQDFKSKSLYLVKWTDDSGDSDYYRARILALGESEDFAETEARERTRIPKRVYSPASSDYENEAESPIKEKTKNKTTSGAEARLLQLLKSKKENMKRQAKNQDGPHSKKHHKEAMDSGRLQGAHETIDNLEEQVEKKSTIIRQLRKQNEEKDREMAQLRRLNMELQDKVISALEDMKGCRIMKRIMDGSQSSPSVSEDLQDTLTERALRPGSSNPQPNDSETMVDIGRGLMVKKGAWEHVQSHHKDSLFVKDLLVTIWSKDNLKERSLHGKHCPRYPNRPRKAPLTPWKLDVMRDCYRARLEHQGVPAGVLPLAVKQMNHFIVEKLSDIEKLAKRAKDNQGVAEV